The Cellulomonas sp. P24 genome contains a region encoding:
- a CDS encoding pyridoxal phosphate-dependent aminotransferase → MDDVTHDSGTSPTPPTVQPTTSAKPRVSARLAAIAESATLAVDAKAKALKAAGRPVIGFGAGEPDFPTPQYIVDAAVLAANDPVNHRYSPAAGLPVLREAIAAKTLRDSGYEVAPSQVLVTNGGKQAVYQAFAAIVDPGDEVLLPAPYWTTYPEAVRLAGGVPVEVFAGADQGYLVTVEQLEAARTDRTKVLLFCSPSNPTGAVYPPEETAAIGRWALEHGIWVITDEIYEHLTYDDAVFTPIVRAVPELADTTIVLNGVAKTYAMTGWRVGWMIGPADVIKAATNLQSHLTSNVANVSQRAAVAAVSGDLAAVEAMRAAFDRRRKTMVEMLSAIDGVVCPTPQGAFYVYPSVEGVLGKTIRGVTPTTSAELAALILEQAEVAVVPGEAFGPSGYIRLSYALSDADLVEGVSRIQALLAEAR, encoded by the coding sequence ATGGACGACGTGACCCACGACAGCGGCACCTCTCCCACGCCCCCCACCGTGCAGCCGACCACGTCCGCCAAGCCCCGCGTCTCGGCGCGCCTCGCAGCGATCGCCGAGTCCGCGACGCTCGCGGTGGACGCCAAGGCGAAGGCCCTCAAGGCGGCCGGCCGGCCGGTCATCGGCTTCGGCGCGGGCGAGCCCGACTTCCCCACCCCGCAGTACATCGTCGACGCCGCCGTGCTCGCGGCGAACGACCCGGTCAACCACCGCTACTCCCCCGCCGCCGGCCTGCCCGTGCTGCGCGAGGCGATCGCGGCCAAGACGCTGCGCGACTCGGGCTACGAGGTCGCACCGAGCCAGGTGCTCGTCACCAACGGCGGGAAGCAGGCCGTCTACCAGGCCTTCGCCGCGATCGTCGACCCGGGCGACGAGGTGCTGCTCCCCGCGCCGTACTGGACGACCTACCCCGAGGCCGTCCGCCTCGCCGGCGGCGTCCCGGTGGAGGTCTTCGCCGGCGCCGACCAGGGCTACCTGGTGACCGTCGAGCAGCTCGAGGCCGCGCGCACGGACCGCACCAAGGTGCTGCTGTTCTGCTCGCCGTCCAACCCGACGGGCGCGGTGTACCCGCCCGAGGAGACCGCCGCCATCGGGCGCTGGGCGCTCGAGCACGGCATCTGGGTCATCACCGACGAGATCTACGAGCACCTGACCTACGACGATGCGGTCTTCACGCCGATCGTGCGCGCGGTGCCGGAGCTCGCCGACACCACGATCGTCCTGAACGGCGTCGCCAAGACCTACGCCATGACCGGCTGGCGCGTGGGCTGGATGATCGGCCCCGCGGACGTCATCAAGGCGGCCACGAACCTGCAGTCGCACCTGACCTCGAACGTCGCGAACGTCTCGCAGCGCGCCGCCGTCGCGGCCGTGTCGGGCGACCTCGCCGCGGTCGAGGCCATGCGGGCGGCGTTCGACCGTCGGCGGAAGACCATGGTCGAGATGCTCTCGGCGATCGACGGCGTCGTGTGCCCCACGCCGCAGGGGGCGTTCTACGTCTACCCGAGCGTCGAGGGCGTGCTCGGGAAGACGATCCGTGGCGTCACGCCGACGACGTCGGCCGAGCTCGCCGCGCTGATCCTCGAGCAGGCCGAGGTCGCGGTCGTCCCCGGCGAGGCGTTCGGCCCGAGCGGGTACATCCGACTCTCCTACGCCCTGAGCGACGCCGACCTCGTCGAAGGCGTCAGTCGCATCCAGGCCCTGCTCGCCGAGGCACGTTAG
- a CDS encoding ABC transporter ATP-binding protein has protein sequence MSSTRLAPSRPQDDDAVVVAGLVKCYGDKKAVDGLDLTVHRGEVFAVLGPNGAGKTTTIEILEGYRERDAGTVHVLGVDPQGADRAWRSRIGIVLQSATDQAELTVGELVRHVSGYYPHPRDPDEVIDAVGLREKVRTRTRQLSGGQRRRLDVALGIVGDPELLFLDEPTTGFDPEARHAFWDLIGGLRDGGTTILLTTHYLDEAENLADRCAVVRDGRVVALDAPAALGDRAARQAVVRWVEDGTARQVPTDTPTAVVAELAARFPAGEVPGLQVLRPSLEDVYLSLIGETPAVLATGPGDDAGTGDDTGTGDDTGTDDNAGAGACVPTPATEAHR, from the coding sequence ATGAGCTCAACGAGACTCGCGCCGAGCCGCCCGCAGGACGACGACGCCGTCGTCGTCGCAGGACTGGTCAAGTGCTACGGCGACAAGAAGGCCGTCGACGGACTCGACCTCACCGTCCACCGCGGCGAGGTGTTCGCCGTGCTCGGACCGAACGGCGCGGGCAAGACGACCACGATCGAGATCCTCGAGGGCTACCGCGAGCGCGACGCGGGCACGGTGCACGTCCTGGGGGTCGACCCCCAGGGAGCCGACCGCGCCTGGCGCAGCCGGATCGGGATCGTCCTGCAGAGCGCGACCGACCAGGCGGAGCTCACGGTCGGCGAGCTCGTGCGCCACGTCAGCGGCTACTACCCCCACCCGCGCGACCCCGACGAGGTCATCGACGCGGTCGGCCTCCGCGAGAAGGTCCGCACCCGGACCCGTCAGCTCTCCGGCGGGCAGCGCCGACGCCTCGACGTCGCCCTCGGGATCGTCGGCGACCCCGAGCTGCTGTTCCTGGACGAGCCGACCACCGGGTTCGACCCGGAGGCGCGCCACGCGTTCTGGGACCTCATCGGCGGGCTGCGCGACGGCGGGACGACGATCCTCCTGACGACCCACTACCTCGACGAGGCGGAGAACCTCGCCGACCGGTGCGCCGTGGTGCGCGACGGCCGGGTCGTGGCGCTCGATGCCCCTGCCGCCCTCGGTGACCGCGCGGCGCGGCAGGCCGTCGTGCGGTGGGTCGAGGACGGGACCGCACGTCAGGTGCCGACCGACACACCGACCGCCGTCGTGGCCGAGCTCGCCGCCCGGTTCCCCGCAGGCGAGGTGCCCGGGTTGCAGGTGCTGCGGCCCTCGCTCGAGGACGTCTACCTGAGCCTCATCGGCGAGACGCCGGCGGTGCTCGCCACGGGCCCGGGTGACGACGCGGGGACAGGCGACGACACGGGGACAGGCGACGACACGGGGACGGACGACAACGCGGGGGCAGGGGCCTGCGTCCCCACCCCGGCGACGGAGGCCCACCGATGA
- a CDS encoding ABC transporter permease produces the protein MSTTRPGRTADVAAPLPTVLTLGLARTRIEVRQFFRERDAVVWIFAYPIIMLAIFATVFGQGDARVGATGTFAGIPFGQYFLPGMVATGVMLSSFQNLAITIAVERDDGTLKRLRGTPLPASAYFLGKIGSVLTTSLVQTALLLLVAWTAFGIPMPTTAQRWATFAWVFALGTAAGAVCGVAFSSVPRTGRSASAVVTPVVLVLQFISGVFFGFTQLPGWMQDVSAAFPLKWMAQGMRSVFLPDQFQAQEVSGSWEHGATALVITAYLVLGLVVGARTFRWRRRDDG, from the coding sequence ATGAGCACGACCCGTCCCGGTCGCACGGCCGACGTCGCGGCGCCGCTCCCCACGGTGCTCACCCTCGGGCTCGCCCGCACCCGGATCGAGGTGCGGCAGTTCTTCCGCGAGCGCGACGCAGTGGTGTGGATCTTCGCCTACCCGATCATCATGCTCGCGATCTTCGCGACCGTGTTCGGCCAGGGCGACGCACGGGTCGGCGCGACGGGCACGTTCGCCGGGATCCCGTTCGGCCAGTACTTCCTGCCCGGGATGGTCGCGACCGGCGTGATGCTCTCGAGCTTCCAGAACCTGGCGATCACCATCGCGGTCGAGCGCGACGACGGCACGCTCAAGAGGCTCCGCGGGACCCCGCTGCCGGCGTCCGCGTACTTCCTCGGGAAGATCGGCTCGGTCCTGACGACCTCCCTCGTGCAGACGGCGCTCCTGCTGCTCGTCGCGTGGACCGCGTTCGGCATCCCGATGCCCACGACCGCCCAGAGGTGGGCCACGTTCGCGTGGGTCTTCGCGCTGGGCACGGCTGCCGGCGCGGTGTGCGGGGTCGCGTTCTCCTCGGTGCCGCGCACGGGACGGAGCGCATCCGCCGTCGTGACGCCGGTCGTGCTCGTCCTGCAGTTCATCTCCGGGGTGTTCTTCGGGTTCACGCAGCTGCCGGGCTGGATGCAGGACGTCTCCGCGGCCTTCCCGCTCAAGTGGATGGCCCAGGGCATGCGCTCGGTGTTCCTGCCCGACCAGTTCCAGGCGCAGGAGGTCTCGGGGTCCTGGGAGCACGGTGCCACCGCGCTCGTCATCACCGCCTACCTCGTCCTCGGGCTGGTCGTCGGCGCGCGCACGTTCCGCTGGCGTCGTCGCGACGACGGCTGA
- a CDS encoding cell wall metabolism sensor histidine kinase WalK encodes MRATAPHPLARWRARRRSLSVRTRVLAAVLALAALAMLIAGATSLLLQYQRTDLRIDDSLARAAQDLRDFATTDLDPTTGEPFTSIDDLLYLAVQRRAPAAHEGVIALVNGAEQWLAAPTVSLRLEADPELMRVLRSLDPTATPRLRTVRTAITEYRFVAIPVTVQGDSAQGFFVVAADRSAELGALAISSRSYAVVALGSLLIIAAVSWFVVGALLRPIRLLRDTARRITETDQSERIPVTGHDDLADLARTVNAMLDRLQGAFGSQRRLLDDVGHELRTPLTIVRGHLELVDPTNPAEVEQTRALALDELDRMRRLVDDLVTLATVDRPDFVRPAPTDLGRLTDDVLDKARPLGDRHWQVEARADATVVVDAQRLTQAWLQLIANAVTITGPGSRIRIGSAVRGDRALVWVHDDGPGIAPEDMPRLLQRFERGGSARRTDGAGLGLPIVAAIAEAHHGEVRLDPSPVPSADPPHGTPDDRWGTLTGARIVIDVPAHVVPLAGDDRDDDASSDSGRPLGRAARTEGLVGR; translated from the coding sequence ATGAGGGCGACGGCCCCGCACCCGCTCGCGCGGTGGCGTGCGCGTCGTCGGAGCCTGTCGGTCCGGACCCGGGTGCTCGCCGCGGTCCTCGCCCTCGCGGCGCTGGCGATGCTGATCGCCGGGGCGACCTCGCTGCTGCTGCAGTACCAGCGCACGGACCTGCGGATCGACGACTCGCTCGCGCGCGCGGCGCAGGACCTGCGGGACTTCGCGACGACCGACCTCGACCCCACGACCGGCGAGCCGTTCACGTCGATCGACGACCTGCTCTACCTGGCGGTGCAGCGCCGGGCACCTGCCGCCCATGAGGGGGTGATCGCCCTCGTCAACGGCGCCGAGCAGTGGCTCGCCGCTCCGACCGTGAGCCTGCGGCTCGAGGCCGACCCGGAGCTGATGCGCGTGCTCCGTTCGCTCGACCCGACGGCCACGCCCCGGCTGCGCACCGTGCGGACCGCGATCACGGAGTACCGGTTCGTCGCGATCCCGGTGACCGTGCAGGGCGACTCGGCTCAGGGCTTCTTCGTCGTGGCGGCCGACAGGTCCGCCGAGCTCGGCGCCCTCGCGATCTCGTCCCGCTCCTACGCGGTCGTCGCCCTCGGTTCGCTGCTGATCATCGCCGCCGTGAGCTGGTTCGTCGTCGGCGCGCTGCTCCGGCCGATCCGCCTGCTGCGGGACACCGCCCGGCGCATCACCGAGACCGACCAGTCAGAACGCATCCCGGTGACCGGTCACGACGACCTCGCGGACCTCGCCCGCACCGTGAACGCGATGCTCGACCGGCTGCAGGGTGCGTTCGGCTCGCAGCGACGGCTGCTCGACGACGTCGGGCACGAGCTGCGGACCCCGCTGACGATCGTCCGGGGGCACCTGGAGCTGGTGGACCCCACGAACCCGGCCGAGGTGGAGCAGACCCGTGCGCTCGCTCTCGACGAGCTCGACCGGATGCGGCGCCTCGTGGACGACCTCGTCACGCTCGCGACGGTCGACCGCCCGGACTTCGTGCGACCGGCGCCGACCGACCTGGGGCGCCTGACCGACGACGTCCTCGACAAGGCTCGCCCGCTGGGCGACCGGCACTGGCAGGTCGAGGCCCGGGCGGACGCGACGGTCGTCGTCGACGCGCAACGCCTCACCCAGGCGTGGCTCCAGCTGATCGCGAACGCCGTCACGATCACCGGACCAGGATCCCGGATCCGCATCGGGAGCGCCGTCCGCGGGGACCGTGCCCTCGTGTGGGTGCACGACGACGGCCCCGGCATCGCCCCCGAGGACATGCCACGGCTCCTCCAACGATTCGAACGCGGAGGCAGCGCACGGCGCACCGACGGCGCGGGACTCGGGCTGCCGATCGTCGCGGCGATCGCCGAGGCCCACCACGGCGAGGTCAGGCTGGACCCGTCGCCCGTGCCGTCCGCCGACCCGCCGCACGGCACGCCGGACGACCGCTGGGGCACCCTCACCGGTGCGCGGATCGTGATCGACGTCCCCGCACACGTGGTTCCCCTGGCGGGCGACGACCGCGACGACGATGCTTCATCTGACAGCGGTCGCCCTCTGGGACGAGCCGCACGAACGGAAGGGCTGGTGGGTCGGTGA
- a CDS encoding response regulator transcription factor: MTQILIAEDEDRIAAFVAKGLQAHGMTTSVVASGREAFDQVMSGNVDLLLLDLGLSDGDGGDVLRRMRAEGSTVPVIILTARSSVTDTVAGLENGADDYMSKPFRFEELLARIRLRLRGAAAPAASESSTITQGRLSLDLLTRRISVDGAEVELSAREFALAEAFMRHPGHVLSREQLLSQVWGYDFDPGSNVVDVYVRYLRRKIGPEFIATVRGMGYRLIGTPEASESD; encoded by the coding sequence GTGACGCAGATCCTCATCGCCGAGGACGAGGACCGGATCGCGGCCTTCGTCGCCAAGGGCCTGCAGGCACACGGGATGACGACCTCGGTGGTCGCGAGCGGGCGCGAGGCGTTCGACCAGGTGATGTCCGGCAACGTCGACCTGCTGCTCCTCGACCTCGGCCTGAGCGACGGCGACGGCGGCGACGTCCTGCGGCGGATGCGCGCAGAGGGCAGCACCGTGCCCGTCATCATCCTCACGGCACGCAGCTCGGTCACCGACACCGTGGCAGGACTCGAGAACGGTGCGGACGACTACATGTCGAAGCCGTTCCGGTTCGAGGAGCTGCTCGCGCGGATCCGGCTCCGGCTCCGCGGCGCGGCGGCGCCGGCGGCGAGCGAGTCGTCGACCATCACGCAGGGTCGCCTCTCGCTCGACCTGCTGACCCGGCGGATCTCCGTCGACGGCGCCGAGGTCGAGCTGTCGGCACGGGAGTTCGCTCTCGCCGAGGCGTTCATGCGGCACCCGGGTCACGTCCTGAGCCGCGAGCAGCTGCTGTCCCAGGTGTGGGGCTACGACTTCGACCCCGGGTCCAACGTCGTGGACGTCTACGTCCGGTACCTGCGGCGCAAGATCGGCCCGGAGTTCATCGCGACCGTCCGTGGCATGGGCTACCGGCTCATCGGCACCCCCGAGGCCTCCGAGTCGGACTGA
- a CDS encoding adenosine deaminase, with protein MRDLARLPKAHLHLHFTGSMRVSTLVDLAAERGVRLPSALVDGDPLRVPGNERGWFRFQRLYDAARSCVRSEEAMRRIITEAAQDDAAEGSGRLEIQVDPTSYAPFVGGLTPALEIVLDAAVTAGESTGIEVGVIVASSRMRHPLEARTLARLAAAHAGDGPGQVVGFGLSNDERRGETADFAAAFAIARRAGLASVPHGGELLGPRHVADVVTQLAPDRLGHGVRSAEDPRVLDALVAAGIALEVCPASNVSLGVYATPADVPLRALVEAGAVVALGADDPLLFGSRLTRQYEDARTVHGFGDDELADLARGSIRASRASETTKARLLTGVDDWLASS; from the coding sequence ATGCGCGACCTTGCTCGGCTCCCGAAGGCTCATCTGCACCTGCACTTCACCGGATCGATGCGGGTCTCGACGCTCGTGGACCTCGCCGCCGAGCGAGGTGTCCGGCTGCCCTCCGCGCTGGTCGACGGGGACCCCCTCCGGGTTCCCGGAAACGAGCGCGGCTGGTTCCGGTTCCAGCGGCTGTACGACGCCGCGCGCAGCTGCGTGCGCTCGGAGGAGGCGATGCGTCGGATCATCACCGAGGCCGCGCAGGACGACGCCGCCGAGGGTTCCGGTCGCCTGGAGATCCAGGTGGACCCGACCTCGTACGCCCCGTTCGTCGGAGGTCTCACCCCGGCGCTGGAGATCGTGCTCGATGCCGCGGTCACCGCCGGGGAGTCCACCGGGATCGAGGTCGGCGTCATCGTGGCGTCGTCCCGGATGCGTCACCCGCTCGAGGCGCGGACCCTCGCACGGCTCGCGGCAGCGCACGCGGGCGACGGCCCGGGGCAGGTCGTCGGGTTCGGCCTGAGCAACGACGAGCGGCGCGGGGAGACGGCCGACTTCGCTGCGGCGTTCGCGATCGCGCGACGTGCCGGTCTGGCGTCGGTCCCGCATGGCGGCGAGCTGCTCGGCCCCCGGCACGTGGCGGACGTCGTCACCCAGCTCGCCCCGGACCGTCTGGGGCACGGCGTCCGGTCTGCCGAGGACCCACGGGTCCTCGACGCGCTCGTGGCTGCCGGCATCGCTCTGGAGGTGTGCCCGGCGTCGAACGTGTCGCTCGGCGTGTATGCGACGCCGGCGGACGTCCCGCTGCGTGCGCTGGTGGAGGCCGGTGCCGTCGTCGCCCTCGGGGCCGACGACCCGCTGCTCTTCGGGTCGCGACTGACCCGGCAGTACGAGGACGCGCGCACGGTGCACGGGTTCGGCGACGACGAGCTCGCCGACCTGGCCCGCGGGTCGATCCGCGCCTCGAGAGCCTCGGAGACGACGAAGGCGCGCCTGCTCACCGGTGTGGACGACTGGCTCGCCTCCTCGTGA
- a CDS encoding GntR family transcriptional regulator, with protein sequence MTLQIEIDLAASVPPYEQIRSQIVAHVTAERLRVGDRLPTIRALAADLGVAAGTVARAYRELEQAGVVATRRRSGTVVAAGAVAADVLVRHAASTFVATVRAAGLTDEAVLDLVRGALLEPTTSVDREPQDGRDAVQPDAR encoded by the coding sequence ATGACCCTCCAGATCGAGATCGACCTCGCCGCGAGCGTCCCGCCGTACGAGCAGATCCGCAGCCAGATCGTCGCCCACGTGACTGCGGAGCGACTCCGGGTGGGCGACCGGCTCCCGACGATCCGCGCTCTCGCCGCGGACCTCGGGGTCGCCGCCGGGACAGTCGCCCGCGCCTACCGCGAGCTCGAGCAGGCCGGGGTGGTCGCCACCCGCCGCCGGTCCGGCACCGTCGTCGCGGCCGGTGCCGTCGCGGCCGACGTCCTCGTCCGCCATGCCGCGTCGACGTTCGTCGCCACCGTACGCGCCGCCGGGCTGACCGACGAGGCGGTCCTCGACCTCGTCCGTGGTGCTCTTCTCGAGCCGACGACCTCCGTCGACCGCGAGCCTCAGGACGGGAGGGACGCCGTCCAGCCCGACGCCAGGTAG
- a CDS encoding CU044_5270 family protein has translation MDEVELARRLLAGTNPVPVQALEGVEHRTQAVALRDRLLATRRDGTLPLGPVLRGTSLRPARPRRRAGAALVALVGVAAAVVLVVSPWRPPDTATAETPPILSYGLVGSTPFGKADGQPAEATLLRLAEAARARPDAPHPGDVAYVRTANWFFTASVNGKTRSTGIRPVSSETWTAPDGSGVRHDRTSPPLRLEGWLPAGNSTGVVVSTTLPPGTQAQPTAAQLAAAVGPSGVRTALLDGMGCVPGSSDADCLLQDIPRVHDQQVVPGVVDSEMWQMLASEKGVVTLGAVTDRAGRPAIAITTSLELVAPVRCILLIDPANGSLLGYEQVAMDPKAGYVVDVPAVVGFTAYLASGWTASLPS, from the coding sequence GTGGACGAGGTCGAGCTCGCACGGCGTCTGCTCGCCGGCACCAACCCGGTTCCGGTCCAGGCCCTCGAGGGGGTCGAGCACCGCACGCAGGCTGTCGCGCTCCGGGATCGGCTGCTCGCGACGCGCCGTGATGGAACCCTCCCGCTCGGTCCGGTGCTCCGTGGGACGAGCCTGCGTCCGGCCCGGCCTCGACGGAGGGCCGGTGCCGCACTCGTCGCACTCGTCGGGGTGGCCGCCGCGGTCGTCCTCGTCGTGTCTCCGTGGAGACCACCGGACACGGCGACCGCCGAGACGCCGCCGATCCTCAGCTACGGCCTCGTCGGGAGCACACCGTTCGGGAAGGCCGACGGCCAGCCCGCCGAGGCGACGTTGCTGCGACTGGCGGAGGCCGCCCGGGCGCGCCCGGACGCCCCTCACCCCGGGGACGTCGCCTACGTCCGCACGGCGAACTGGTTCTTCACGGCGTCGGTGAACGGGAAGACCCGGTCGACCGGGATCCGGCCGGTCTCGTCGGAGACCTGGACGGCCCCGGACGGGTCAGGGGTCCGGCACGATCGGACGTCGCCGCCCCTCCGGCTCGAGGGGTGGCTCCCGGCGGGCAACTCGACGGGCGTGGTCGTGTCGACGACGTTGCCGCCTGGCACCCAGGCGCAGCCGACCGCCGCGCAGCTCGCCGCCGCGGTCGGACCGAGCGGTGTTCGCACCGCCCTTCTCGACGGCATGGGGTGCGTGCCTGGTTCCTCCGACGCGGACTGCCTGCTCCAGGACATCCCCCGGGTGCACGACCAGCAGGTGGTCCCGGGGGTGGTCGACAGCGAGATGTGGCAGATGCTCGCCTCCGAGAAGGGCGTCGTCACGCTCGGTGCGGTGACGGATCGCGCCGGCAGGCCGGCGATCGCGATCACGACGTCCCTCGAGCTCGTGGCACCGGTGCGCTGCATCCTGCTGATCGACCCGGCGAACGGGTCCTTGCTCGGGTACGAACAGGTCGCGATGGACCCCAAGGCCGGGTACGTCGTCGACGTGCCCGCCGTGGTGGGCTTCACGGCCTACCTGGCGTCGGGCTGGACGGCGTCCCTCCCGTCCTGA
- a CDS encoding RNA polymerase sigma factor has translation MHERQFEAMFSELYPVVLGYAARRTQWHVAEDVAAQVFLVAWHRLDMVPDDDEHRKAWILVVARNVLANSQRTRLRSARLDVRLRAGLAAGVPVVELDPADVVAERLVAGAAMRRLSPRDQEILQLAAWDGLDLDALATVLGCSVGAAAMRLHRARTRLERLLEIGGHTSVLRGADGHDDDDATTDGGW, from the coding sequence GTGCACGAGCGTCAGTTCGAGGCGATGTTCTCCGAGCTGTACCCGGTCGTGCTCGGATACGCGGCACGACGCACGCAGTGGCACGTCGCCGAGGACGTCGCGGCTCAGGTGTTCCTCGTCGCATGGCACCGGTTGGACATGGTGCCCGACGACGACGAGCACCGGAAGGCGTGGATCCTGGTGGTCGCCCGCAACGTCCTCGCGAACTCGCAACGCACACGACTCCGGTCCGCACGACTCGACGTGCGCCTCCGTGCCGGGCTCGCCGCCGGTGTCCCTGTCGTCGAGCTCGATCCTGCTGACGTCGTGGCCGAGCGGCTGGTCGCCGGAGCGGCGATGCGCCGGCTCAGCCCTCGCGACCAGGAGATCCTGCAGCTCGCGGCCTGGGACGGTCTCGACCTGGATGCGCTCGCGACCGTGCTCGGGTGCTCGGTCGGCGCCGCCGCCATGCGCCTGCACCGTGCGCGGACCCGGCTGGAACGGTTGCTGGAGATCGGCGGGCACACCTCGGTGCTGCGCGGCGCGGACGGACACGACGACGACGACGCGACGACTGACGGGGGGTGGTGA
- a CDS encoding peptidase inhibitor family I36 protein → MRSPSTGRRGHRRRDVSRQLAVALVALVTLVGLALPAQAATDVPGPLAPSTPVTLSLDGGAVLYTRAAAGVLSSSDCGAGYFCLWSLANYTGSMWQYTGSGSTFNLQNTAYMSYRNNRSQIAVLSSAPAGSAGLTICIAPYGASSYVSGWPRYSESVYLALFQTAC, encoded by the coding sequence TTGAGGTCGCCCTCGACCGGGAGACGCGGGCACCGGCGTCGTGACGTCTCGCGTCAGCTCGCCGTCGCGTTGGTGGCACTGGTCACGCTCGTCGGACTCGCGTTGCCGGCGCAAGCCGCCACCGACGTCCCCGGACCACTGGCACCGTCGACCCCGGTGACGCTCTCTCTCGACGGGGGAGCAGTGCTGTACACCCGGGCCGCGGCCGGCGTCCTCTCGTCGAGCGACTGCGGCGCGGGGTACTTCTGCCTGTGGAGCCTCGCGAACTACACCGGGAGCATGTGGCAGTACACGGGCTCGGGAAGCACCTTCAACCTGCAGAACACCGCCTACATGTCCTACCGGAACAACCGGTCGCAGATCGCGGTGCTGAGCTCCGCCCCTGCCGGGAGCGCGGGCCTGACCATCTGCATCGCACCGTACGGGGCCTCGAGCTACGTCTCGGGGTGGCCGCGCTACTCCGAGTCGGTGTATCTCGCGCTCTTCCAGACAGCCTGCTGA
- a CDS encoding UDP-N-acetylmuramate dehydrogenase, with translation MTCEIPEPLPPASPASVRHAATDDGASVALAELTSLRVGGPVGRYVETTSEQELVAAVDEADRAGEPLLVVGGGSNLVVADSGFPGVVVRDVRTTIRVPDASACAGTTLTVSAGTRWDDVVAYAVDQELVGLEALSGVPGSTGATPVQNVGAYGQEVSQTIALVRVWDRERRAHRTMPLAELGFGYRTSVLKASMYATGPDGERRWGPTPRHVVLDVTFQLRSGSLSAPIAYAQLADHLGVAVGGRAPLADVRTAVLALRRTKGMVLDPADHDTWSAGSFFTNPVLDREQAASLPAAAPRYPSGPELVKTSAAWLIEHAGFTRGFGLPGPAALSTSHTLAITNRGTATAADVLALARTVRDGVRAAFGVELVPEPVLVGCAL, from the coding sequence GTGACCTGCGAGATCCCTGAGCCGCTCCCGCCCGCGTCGCCCGCGTCCGTCCGGCACGCCGCAACCGACGACGGAGCGTCCGTCGCGCTCGCGGAGCTGACCTCGTTGCGGGTGGGTGGCCCAGTCGGACGGTACGTCGAGACCACCTCCGAGCAGGAGCTCGTCGCGGCGGTCGACGAGGCCGACCGTGCCGGTGAGCCGCTCCTCGTCGTCGGGGGAGGCTCGAACCTGGTGGTCGCCGACTCCGGTTTTCCCGGCGTGGTGGTTCGAGACGTCCGGACGACGATCAGGGTCCCGGACGCGTCGGCCTGCGCCGGGACGACGCTCACCGTCTCGGCGGGCACCCGGTGGGACGACGTCGTCGCCTATGCGGTCGACCAGGAGCTCGTCGGTCTCGAGGCGCTGTCCGGTGTCCCGGGGTCGACGGGCGCGACGCCGGTGCAGAACGTCGGGGCGTACGGCCAGGAGGTCTCCCAGACGATCGCTCTCGTCCGGGTCTGGGACCGGGAGCGTCGTGCGCACCGCACGATGCCGCTCGCCGAGCTCGGGTTCGGGTACCGGACCTCGGTACTCAAGGCGTCGATGTATGCGACTGGTCCGGACGGGGAGCGACGGTGGGGACCGACCCCGCGTCACGTCGTCCTCGATGTGACGTTCCAGCTCCGATCGGGTTCGCTCTCGGCGCCGATCGCGTACGCGCAGCTTGCGGACCACCTCGGGGTGGCGGTGGGTGGCCGTGCTCCGCTCGCCGACGTGCGCACCGCGGTGCTCGCGCTGCGCCGCACCAAGGGGATGGTGCTCGACCCTGCCGACCACGACACCTGGAGCGCGGGGTCGTTCTTCACGAACCCCGTGCTTGATCGTGAGCAGGCTGCGAGCCTTCCTGCGGCGGCGCCGCGCTACCCGTCCGGACCTGAGCTGGTGAAGACGAGTGCGGCGTGGCTGATCGAGCACGCCGGGTTCACCCGCGGGTTCGGGCTGCCGGGACCGGCTGCGCTCTCGACCTCGCACACGCTCGCGATCACGAACCGGGGGACTGCGACCGCGGCGGACGTCCTCGCCCTCGCCCGCACGGTGCGCGATGGCGTGCGCGCAGCGTTCGGCGTCGAGCTCGTGCCGGAGCCGGTCCTGGTCGGTTGCGCACTCTGA